The following are from one region of the Heptranchias perlo isolate sHepPer1 chromosome 24, sHepPer1.hap1, whole genome shotgun sequence genome:
- the LOC137341898 gene encoding C-type Lectin CRL-like produces the protein MMLGTVLLLSALLVSDVAADVSLNGTSENQQQEAETDQDQDLDQRGVPERGSCPNGWFYFNSVSSCYRFLRDRKTWIEAELSCQRLATGGHLASIHWQEQNHFIGQLLKAEHQSNNLVWIGLSDRHKEGTFLWTDGSLSDFTNWRQNEPNNYKGGENCVVIISDKWNDVPCTGKSPFICSYKLHDW, from the exons ATGATGCTGGGGACAGTTTTGCTTCTGAGTGCATTGCTCGTCAGTGATGTGGCAG CTGATGTTTCTCTGAATGGAACATCGGAGAATCAGCAACAGGAGGCGGAGACTGATCAGGATCAGGACCTTGACCAACGTGGTGTCCCTGAGAGAGGATCTTGTCCCAATGGCTGGTTTTATTTTAATTCTGTCTCCTCCTGTTACCGGTTTCTCCGTGACAGAAAGACTTGGATCGAAGCTGAG ctGTCCTGCCAACGACTGGCTACAGGCGGCCATCTTGCCTCCATCCATTGGCAAGAACAGAATCATTTCATTGGACAGCTGTTAAAGGCAGAACACCAATCAAATAATCTTGTTTGGATTGGTTTGAGTGACCGCCACAAG GAAGGGACTTTTCTTTGGACTGATGGATCTTTATCAGATTTCACAAACTGGCGTCAGAACGAGCCCAATaattataaaggaggagagaactgTGTGGTAATTATTTCAG ATAAATGGAATGATGTGCCCTGTACAGGAAAATCTCCCTTCATTTGCTCCTACAAACTGCACGACTGGTAG